One part of the Actinomycetota bacterium genome encodes these proteins:
- the fabZ gene encoding 3-hydroxyacyl-ACP dehydratase FabZ: MLDKHAIEEIIPHRTPFLLVDRVEDMVPGERAVGFLDVREDAFWVPGHFPDYAVMPGVLVVEAMAQVGAVALLSLAENRGKLAFFGGIDGVRFKRQVVPGETLRMVVEITKRRGPIGFGTARAFVGEELACAGELMFAIR; encoded by the coding sequence ATGCTGGACAAGCATGCAATCGAGGAGATCATCCCGCACAGGACTCCCTTCCTGCTCGTGGACCGCGTCGAAGACATGGTTCCCGGCGAGCGGGCGGTCGGCTTTCTGGACGTTCGGGAGGACGCATTCTGGGTCCCGGGCCACTTTCCCGACTACGCCGTCATGCCAGGCGTTCTCGTCGTGGAGGCGATGGCGCAGGTCGGTGCGGTTGCCCTGCTCTCGCTTGCGGAGAACCGAGGGAAGCTTGCGTTCTTCGGCGGGATCGATGGCGTCAGATTCAAGCGGCAGGTCGTTCCCGGCGAGACGCTGCGCATGGTCGTCGAGATCACCAAGCGTCGTGGGCCGATCGGATTCGGCACCGCGAGGGCGTTCGTTGGCG